GATTGATAAATATTTAATGAATTTTATTGAAAACGCCACGCGTAATAAAATTCAGGCTGCTGCAAAAAGCGGCAATATTTATGTAAATGACGAGCAAGTAAAATCTAACTACAAAGTAAAACCATTAGATAAAATTCGGGTGCTTTTTGAGCATCCACCTTATGAGTATTTGCTGACACCCGAAAACATTCCCTTAAACATTGTTTATGAGGACGACGATTTATTGGTTGTCAATAAAGAACCTGGTATGGTAGTACATCCAGGGCATGGAAATTATTCTGGAACCTTGATAAATGCCTTAATTTATCATTTTGAAAACTTACCAAACAACTCCAGTAACCGTCCAGGATTGGTTCATAGAATCGATAAAGATACCAGCGGTTTGCTAGTAATTGCCAAGAATGAAGAGTCTATGGCCCATTTATCCAAGCAGTTTTTTGATAAAACGAGCGAGCGCGAATATATAGCTATTGCTTGGGGAAATATAGAAGAGGAAGAGGGCACCATAGAAGGCAATATTGGTAGACATCCAAAAAACAGATTACAAAATACCGTGTATTTTGGCGATGAGAGCGACAAAGGAAAACCAGCAGTAACGCATTATAAAGTTTTGGAACGCTTGGGCTACGTAACCCTGGTTTCTTGCAAATTAGAAACAGGCCGTACACACCAAATTCGCGTGCATATGAAACATATTGGTCACACCTTATTTAATGACGAACGCTATGGTGGCGAACGCATTTTAAAAGGAACCACCTTTACAAAATACCGCCAGTTTGTAGATAATTGTTTTAAAATTTTACCAAGACAGGCCTTACACGCTAAATCGTTAGGTTTTGTACACCCTAAAACAGGCGAAATGATGCGATTTGATTCTGAAATTCCACAAGATATGCAAGACTGTATTGAAAAGTGGCGTAATTATTCCAAGCATCAAGATTCAGAATAAATTTCTTCTATAGGTTTATAAGAAAGAACAAAATTAGAAATTGATTTTATGCCATGTGAGTTGTAACTTTGGTAATCATAAAAAAGTTACGAACCTCTAAAATCAATTCCTAATTATAGGACTTTTACATACTATGA
Above is a window of Bizionia sp. M204 DNA encoding:
- a CDS encoding RluA family pseudouridine synthase, with product MADYTPENQSEEDDLYEHYAFTAEKGQTPLRIDKYLMNFIENATRNKIQAAAKSGNIYVNDEQVKSNYKVKPLDKIRVLFEHPPYEYLLTPENIPLNIVYEDDDLLVVNKEPGMVVHPGHGNYSGTLINALIYHFENLPNNSSNRPGLVHRIDKDTSGLLVIAKNEESMAHLSKQFFDKTSEREYIAIAWGNIEEEEGTIEGNIGRHPKNRLQNTVYFGDESDKGKPAVTHYKVLERLGYVTLVSCKLETGRTHQIRVHMKHIGHTLFNDERYGGERILKGTTFTKYRQFVDNCFKILPRQALHAKSLGFVHPKTGEMMRFDSEIPQDMQDCIEKWRNYSKHQDSE